The Mauremys reevesii isolate NIE-2019 linkage group 1, ASM1616193v1, whole genome shotgun sequence genome has a segment encoding these proteins:
- the LOC120390934 gene encoding claw keratin-like has product MTFSSLCYPECGVARPSPVTGSANEPCVRQCPDSEVVIRPSPVVVTIPGPILSNFPQQSEVAAVGAPVVGAGFGGSFGLGGLYGYGGHYGGLYGLGRLGGYGGHYGYGGLLGYGGHCGYPGLYGYRGLLGHGGYCGYPGLYGYGGLCGSGVSCHRYLSGSFGPC; this is encoded by the coding sequence atgactttctccagcctgtgctatCCAGAATGTGGGGTGGCCCGACCCAGTCCAGTTACTGGCAGTGCCAACGAGCCGTGCGTTAGGCAGTGCCCTGACTCCGAAGTGGTGATCAGACCCTCACCGGTTGTTGTGACCATTCCAGGACCAATTCTCAGCAATTTCCCTCAGCAGAGTGAAGTAGCAGCCGTAGGAGCACCTGTGGTCGGAGCCGGTTTTGGAGGCTCATTTGGTTTGGGAGGATTGTACGGCTATGGAGGCCATTACGGAGGATTGTATGGTTTAGGGAGATTAGGTGGTTATGGGGGCCATTACGGTTATGGGGGATTATTGGGCTATGGGGGACACTGCGGTTACCCAGGTCTTTACGGTTACAGGGGATTATTGGGCCATGGGGGATACTGTGGTTACCCGGGCCTTTATGGTTATGGGGGATTATGTGGTTCCGGGGTATCTTGCCATAGGTACCTCAGTGGAAGCTTTGGGCCATGTTAA